In Rana temporaria chromosome 3, aRanTem1.1, whole genome shotgun sequence, a single window of DNA contains:
- the LOC120930586 gene encoding uncharacterized protein LOC120930586 — protein sequence MSDRDSTESPAFNEDKADSLLHSAHPAGGPHPSLKAREVYEASKEETSSKLTALWHKTLSCIKTANETSNNPEQLNTALSRVKKAFENYKRLSEKFYSLLSHSSMEEAAVELKDFTSTDQQRYSTYLEAKAQIEGRLAQLHETTSCKSASSRHSGKSSRSARSYHKSSSKSLRSCSVRSTLSDQIVKARQKVAAAQVQAACSEREAAIKAEAKRIQAETEAQLEILQKSKEKEVALAELFVLEQALLEEEGAACPSLAACQDPIERTLQFVLSQNHDITVPPTVGDFSHNHPACGPEGNMSQNQAGQLDTPANRDTPQLPHVTKSSESTYAAHVPPYANRDYKGTAKDYRMNSMTPVKQFSSTSNAQRPLDIRPLPRLNPSATPFAPPTSQLQIPTMAQVGAPSVSPVAIKTESINATELSKSMALQELITTGLYKFDDRPENYRSWRSTFKAVIKSLPVEPQAELDLLIRYSGRQSSEQVKRLKSVYIYNFNAGLDAAWERLDQDYGSPEVIESALFQRLNDFPKISVKDNHKLRELGDLLHELEIAKLDPSLPGLSYLDTAQGVNPIVARLPSYLQGKWTSVGSKYKYEHHVSFPPFSYFAEFVRKVAKSKNDPSFFYPDTTTTPLTTSRGIATNSKFKDLKYPIAVRKTEVASNVLATGIKASNLNQQCPIHNAPHSLSKCRAFKDKPIEERKSFLKEHNICFKCCASSDHLARDCKITIRCSLCNSAKHVDALHSDLFKRKPSPGSNPKPTSDDGGERSEQHANPVTTRCTEVCGEGLHSKSCSKICLVRVFPEGCPQNSIKMYAILDDQSNRSLASPEFFDLFNIHGEAWFYTLQTCAGKINTSGRRAHGFIVASEYEDIEFPLPTLIECDQLPNNREEIPIPEAARHHPHLSHIADYIPPLNKDVKILILLGRDVPRVHKIRELCNGPDDAPQAQKLDLGWVIIGEVCLDQSHKLLDVASYKTNVAYRSMKCPLHYYVKERLDFKNEVPYQPLQGINCKLTSQKDLGDSVYQTTCDDNKIAPSVEDKEFIKIMDKEFFKDNSNSWVAPLPFRVPRLTLPNNRGQALTRFAALKKTLCNKPEMQEHFLAFMQKILDNLHAEPAPDLKEGEECWYLPSFGVYHPRKPGQIRIVFDSSAQFQGTSLNNVLLTGPNLTNNLVGVLMRFRKEPIAVTVDVQQMFHCFIVKEDHRNYLRFLWHRNNNINDQVIDYRMRVHVFGNSPSPAVATYGLRRTAQEGKKEFGSDTRQFIERDFYVDDGLKSFSTPEEAVNLIKRAQQLLSTANLRLHKIASNSSEVMRSFNPEDHAKDLKDLDLGVDALPTQRSLGLLWNITSDTFTFQVSDSKKPFTRRGVLSTVNSLYDPLGFVTPVTVQGRSILRQLTERVTDWDAPLPVDLLPKWEKWRNSMKSTERT from the exons ATGTCTGACAGAGATTCCACAGAGTCACCTGCATTTAACGAAGATAAAGCAGACTCCTTACTTCATTCTGCTCATCCCGCTGGAGGCCCTCATCCATCCTTGAAGGCAAGAGAGGTTTATGAAGCAAGTAAGGAAGAAACATCTAGTAAACTGACTGCATTATGGCATAAGACTTTAAGTTGTATAAAAACCGCTAATGAAACTAGCAACAATCCTGAGCAATTGAACACTGCTCTCTCAAGGGTTAAGAAGGCATTTGAGAATTATAAAAGACTTTCTGAAAAGTTCTATTCCCTATTGTCACATTCCAGCATGGAGGAAGCCGCAGTGGAATTAAAGGACTTTACTTCTACTGACCAGCAGAGGTATAGCACATATCTTGAAGCAAAGGCACAGATAGAAGGTAGATTAGCACAGCTACATGAAACTACATCCTGTAAATCTGCTTCTTCCAGACACTCAGGTAAATCTTCTAGATCTGCCCGCTCCTATCATAAATCCTCTTCTAAGTCACTGCGGTCCTGCTCTGTAAGGTCAACACTGAGCGACCAAATAGTCAAAGCTCGCCAGAAGGTCgcagcagcccaggttcaagcCGCCTGCTCTGAAAGAGAAGCAGCCATCAAAGCAGAAGCTAAACGCATTCAAGCAGAAACAGAGGCTCAGCTAGAAATCCTTCAGAAGAGTAAAGAAAAGGAAGTAGCATTGGCGGAATTATTCGTCTTGGAACAAGCCCTATTGGAAGAAGAAGGAGCAGCTTGTCCCAGCTTGGCTGCTTGTCAAGACCCCATTGAAAGGACCCTACAGTTCGTCTTAAGCCAGAACCACGACATCACAGTCCCACCTACAGTTGGAGATTTTTCTCATAATCATCCAGCATGTGGACCAGAAGGCAACATGTCACAAAATCAAGCTGGTCAACTAGACACACCTGCTAACAGAGACACTCCACAACTACCGCATGTCACAAAATCAAGTGAGTCAACCTACGCGGCTCACGTGCCACCCTATGCGAATAGAGATTACAAGGGTACAGCAAAAGACTACAGGATGAACTCTATGACCCCTGTGAAACAGTTCTCTTCAACTTCAAATGCTCAGAGACCTTTAGACATCAGACCCTTACCTAGATTGAACCCATCTGCAACACCTTTCGctccaccaaccagccaacttCAGATACCAACCATGGCTCAAGTCGGCGCACCATCAGTATCCCCGGTGGCTATAAAAACTGAAAGCATCAACGCTACGGAGCTCAGCAAGAGTATGGCTTTACAAGAATTGATCACAACTGGACTGTATAAATTTGATGACCGCCCAGAGAACTACAGGAGTTGGAGATCTACATTTAAGGCAGTAATCAAGAGCTTGCCCGTTGAACCTCAAGCAGAACTTGATTTACTAATAAGGTATTCGGGGCGACAATCTTCAGAACAAGTAAAGAGACTTAAATCTGTTTACATCTATAACTTTAACGCAGGCCTTGATGCTGCCTGGGAACGTCTAGATCAAGACTATGGGAGTCCCGAAGTCATTGAATCTGCCTTATTCCAGAGACTAAACGACTTTCCTAAGATCTCTGTTAAGGACAATCATAAGCTTAGAGAGTTAGGCGACCTCCTTCATGAACTTGAAATTGCTAAGCTAGATCCTAGTTTACCAGGTCTTAGCTATTTAGACACTGCTCAGGGCGTGAATCCTATTGTAGCAAGGTTGCCTAGTTATCTTCAGGGAAAGTGGACTAGTGTAGGATCAAAATATAAGTATGAACATCAtgtttccttccctcccttttcttattttgcagagttcgtgcggaaggttgcaaaatccaagaatgacccaagcttcttctatccagatacaaccaccactcctttaaccacctcaagGGGTATTGCCACCAACAGTAAGTTCAAGGATTTAAAGTATCCTATTGCCGTGAGGAAGACAGAGGTAGCATCCAACGTCTTGGCTACAGGCATTAAG gcaagcaaTCTCAATCAACAGTGTCCTATCCATAATGCGCCACATTCTCTCTCCAAATGCCGTGCATTTAAGGATAAGCCTATTGAAGAACGCAAGTCATTTCTCAAAGAGCATAATATCTGTTTCAAGTGTTGTGCATCCTCCGATCATTTAGCAAGAGACTGTAAGATCACCATCAGATGTTCTCTGTGTAACAGTGCCAAACATGTGGACGCTCTTCATTCAGACCTGTTCAAAAGGAAACCTTCACCCGGCAGCAACCCCAAGCCTACATCAGATGATGGCGGGGAGAGAAGTGAGCAACATGCCAACCCCGTAACCACAAGGTGTACAGAGGTATGTGGAGAAGGGCTTCATAGCAAGTCTTGTAGCAAGATATGTCTTGTAAGGGTTTTTCCTGAAGGATGCccacaaaattccataaaaatgtatgccatactCGACGATCAGAGCAATCGCTCATTGGCCAGTCCAGAATTCTTTGACCTATTCAACATTCATGGAGAGGCCTGGTTCTATACCTTGCAGACATGTGCAGGAAAGATCAATACTTCTGGAAGAAGAGCCCATGGCTTCATAGTGGCATCAGAATATGAGGACATAGAGTTTCCTCTTCCGACTCTAATCGAATGTGATCAGCTACCGAACAACAGAGAAGAAATCCCCATACCAGAGGCTGCACGTCATCACCCCCATTTAAGCCACATTGCTGACTACATTCCACCACTTAACAAGGATGTTAAGATCTTGATTCTACTAGGGAGAGACGTTCCTAGAGTCCATAAAATAAGAGAGTTATGTAACGGTCCAGACGATGCTCCTCAGGCCCAGAAACTTGATCTTGGATGGGTGATAATAGGAGAAGTCTGTTTAGACCAATCTCACAAGCTCTTGGATGTAGCTTCTTACAAAACCAATGTTGCCTATCGGTCGATGAAATGTCCATTGCATTATTATGTGAAGGAAAGACTTGATTTTAAAAACGAAGTTCCATATCAACCACTCCAAGGTATAAACTGCAAGCTCACTTCTCAGAAGGACCTTGGCGATTCAGTGTACCAGACTACTTGCGATGACAACAAGATTGCCCCTTCAGTCGAAGATAAGGAGTTCATCAAGATTATGGATAAAGAGTTCTTCAAGGACAATTCCAACAGTTGGGTAGCTCCATTACCCTTCCGAGTACCAAGGCTTACCCTCCCTAACAATCGaggacaagctttaaccagatttgCTGCACTTAAGAAGACTCTCTGTAACAAACCTGAGATGCAAGAGCATTTTCTAGCATTTATGCAGAAGATTTTAGATAACCTTCACGCTGAACCAGCACCAGACCTCAAGGAAGGTGAAGAATGCTGGTACCTTCCATCCTTTGGAGTCTACCATCCTCGTAAACCGGGGCAAATCAGAATAGTCTTTGACTCAAGCGCTCAGTTCCAGGGAACCTCTTTAAATAACGTTCTTCTAACTGGTCCAAATCTAACGAACAACCTAGTAGGAGTGTTGATGCGGTTCAGGAAGGAACCAATTGCCGTGACAGTTGACGTCCAACAGATGTTCCACTGTTTCATAGTCAAAGAGGACCACAGAAATTATCTCAGGTTCTTGTGGCACCGCAACAATAACATTAATGATCAGGTGATAGATTATCGCATGAGAGTCCACGTCTTTGGAAATAGTCCATCTCCTGCCGTGGCAACTTATGGACTGAGAAGAACAGCGCAGGAAGGCAAAAAGGAATTCGGATCTGACACCAGGCAATTCATTGAGAGAGATTTTTATGTggacgatggcctaaaatcctttTCAACACCTGAAGAAGCCGTCAATCTGATAAAAAGAGCTCAACAGCTCCTGTCGACTGCTAACTTAAGGCTCCATAAGATTGCATCTAATAGCAGTGAAGTAATGAGGTCTTTCAATCCAGAAGATCATGCTAAGGATTTGAAGGATTTGGACTTGGGAGTAGATGCCCTACCCACTCAAAGGAGTCTCGGTCTTCTCTGGAATATAACTTCAGACACATTCACCTTTCAGGTATCTGACTCCAAGAAGCCATTCACCAGACGAGGAGTCCTGTCAACTGTTAATAGCCTTTACGATCCCCTAGGCTTTGTGACTCCAGTTACCGTCCAAGGGAGATCCATACTTCGCCAGCTTACTGAGCGAGTGACAGATTGGGACGCCCCTCTGCCAGTAGACCTGCTGCCtaaatgggagaaatggagaaactCCATGAAAAGTACTGAAAGAACTTAA